From a single Solanum dulcamara chromosome 4, daSolDulc1.2, whole genome shotgun sequence genomic region:
- the LOC129887277 gene encoding CASP-like protein 1: MASEPEKIAPPTEAPVAEPEKAAPPPATRPTDYFAVADLVLRFLVFASALVSVVVMSTSKQTEMLPTPRPATFNQSPALIYFVVALSVAGFFSIITTLGSLYSIIKPGCYAKIISHFIVIDVLLIGIVASATGAAASVTYIGLKGNTHVGWGKVCTLYGKFCRYLGASIGVSLFATVMLVLLVLLSVYSLSKKIPK; the protein is encoded by the exons ATGGCTAGTGAACCCGAAAAGATTGCTCCCCCGACAGAAGCTCCGGTGGCGGAGCCAGAAAAAGCGGCTCCCCCACCGGCAACTCGGCCCACCGACTACTTTGCGGTGGCCGATTTGGTGTTACGGTTTTTAGTGTTTGCTTCGGCACTTGTTTCTGTGGTAGTCATGTCAACGAGTAAGCAAACTGAAATGCTCCCAACACCTCGCCCTGCTACGTTCAATCAATCACCAGCACTCAT CTATTTTGTAGTAGCACTCTCTGTGGCTGGTTTCTTCAGCATAATTACTACACTAGGCTCATTGTACTCCATCATTAAGCCTGGTTGCTATGCCaagatcatttcccacttcatTGTCATTGATGTA CTTTTGATAGGAATAGTGGCATCAGCAACCGGAGCAGCAGCATCGGTCACTTACATAGGACTAAAAGGCAACACTCATGTTGGGTGGGGAAAGGTTTGCACACTGTATGGCAAGTTCTGCAGATACCTTGGAGCCTCTATAGGAGTCTCATTGTTCGCGACCGTTATGCTTGTGCTTCTTGTTCTCCTCTCTGTTTACTCCCTTTCTAAGAAAATCCCCAAGTGA
- the LOC129887276 gene encoding divinyl chlorophyllide a 8-vinyl-reductase, chloroplastic has protein sequence MSVFALSSRLTLLQSTKDNNFRQLFSSHFINHVQVSTVPYAIPFLSVNVSGRPFRVSSRKLKPITASAVETPKISFRGKNPKDINVLVVGSTGYIGKFLVKELTNRGFNVIAVAREKSGIKGKNSKDDTLEQLNGANVCFSDVTNLEILEKSVQGLGVSIDVVVSCLASRNGGVKDSWNIDYEATKNSLVAGRKFGASHFVLLSAICVQKPLLEFQRAKLKFEAELMKEAEEDDGFTYSIVRPTAFFKSLGGQVELVKDGKPYVMFGDGKLCACKPISEQDLASFIADCILKEDKINQVLPIGGPGKALTPLEQGEMLFKLVGKEPKFLKVPIEIMDFAIGFLDFLVKIFPSLEDAAEFGKIGRYYAAESMLIWDPETGEYNAEATPSYGNDTLEDFFQRVLKEGMAGQELGEQTIF, from the coding sequence ATGTCTGTTTTTGCTCTTTCCAGTAGACTAACACTTCTTCAATCAACTAAAGATAATAACTTTAGGCAACTTTTTTCATCTCATTTCATCAATCATGTTCAAGTAAGCACAGTTCCTTATGCAATTCCTTTTCTTTCTGTGAATGTATCTGGAAGACCCTTTAGAGTTAGTTCAAGAAAGCTGAAACCCATCACTGCTTCAGCTGTTGAAACCCCCAAGATTTCATTTAGAGGTAAAAATCCAAAAGATATTAATGTTTTGGTTGTGGGTTCAACTGGGTACATTGGGAAATTTTTGGTTAAGGAGTTGACCAATAGAGGCTTCAATGTTATAGCTGTTGCTAGAGAAAAAAGTGGTATTAAGGGAAAGAATAGTAAAGATGATACCTTGGAACAGTTAAATGGAGCTAATGTGTGTTTTTCTGATGTCACCAATTTGGAGATTTTGGAGAAAAGTGTACAAGGTTTAGGGGTTTCAATTGATGTTGTTGTGTCTTGCCTTGCTAGTCGAAATGGTGGGGTAAAAGATTCTTGGAATATTGATTATGAGGCCACAAAGAATAGTCTTGTTGCTGGGAGGAAGTTTGGGGCTTCACACTTTGTTTTGCTGTCTGCAATTTGTGTGCAGAAGCCCCTTCTTGAATTTCAAAGAGCGAAGCTGAAATTCGAGGCAGAATTAATGaaagaagctgaagaagatgATGGATTTACTTATAGTATTGTTAGACCAACTGCATTTTTCAAGAGCTTAGGAGGTCAAGTTGAATTGGTGAAAGATGGGAAACCTTATGTGATGTTTGGGGATGGGAAATTGTGTGCTTGCAAGCCGATAAGTGAGCAAGATTTAGCTTCTTTTATTGCTGATTGTATACTGAAAGAGGATAAAATCAATCAGGTCTTGCCTATTGGAGGACCTGGAAAGGCATTGACACCATTAGAGCAAGGGGAAATGTTGTTTAAACTTGTGGGTAAAGAACCCAAATTTCTGAAGGTGCCAATTGAAATAATGGATTTCGCAATTGGATTTCTTGACTTCCTCGTAAAAATATTTCCTTCTTTGGAAGATGCAGCCGAGTTTGGGAAGATTGGGAGGTATTATGCAGCTGAGAGCATGTTGATTTGGGATCCTGAGACTGGAGAATATAATGCTGAGGCAACACCAAGTTATGGAAATGATACATTGGAAGATTTTTTCCAGAGAGTACTGAAAGAAGGAATGGCTGGTCAGGAGTTGGGGGAGCAAACAATATTCTAA